The following coding sequences are from one Beggiatoa alba B18LD window:
- the purH gene encoding bifunctional phosphoribosylaminoimidazolecarboxamide formyltransferase/IMP cyclohydrolase has protein sequence MSKIQRALISVSDKTGITDFAHALHERGVEILSTGGTAKLLAEHNIPVVEVADYTGFPEMMDGRVKTLHPKIHGGLLGRRGVDEDVMATHGINPIDLLIVNLYPFEQTIANPSCDLATAIENIDIGGPAMLRSAAKNHAAVTVVVDAQDYNSVLSEFDENQGFISVVTRLKLARKVFAHTARYDGAIANYLGQIDNPEPAFPPTLSLQYEKVQSMRYGENPHQKAAFYREARNTEPSVSTAVQLQGKELSFNNVADTDAALECVRTFSVPACVIVKHANPCGVAVGATIFEAYDRAYRTDPTSAFGGIIAFNRPLDVVTAKAIIERQFVEVIIAPSVVEEAKPILATKTNVRVLVCGQWTDSVGLRLDFKRVNGGLLVQDYDLGAVSAADLQLVSERKPSEAELNDLLFAWKVVKFVKSNAIVYCKDGMTIGIGAGQMSRVYSAKIAAIKAGDEHLQVAGSVMASDAFFPFRDGIDAAAAVGITAVIQPGGSMRDKEVIQAANEHGMAMVFTGMRHFKH, from the coding sequence ATGTCAAAAATCCAACGTGCGCTTATCAGTGTTTCTGATAAAACAGGCATCACCGACTTTGCTCATGCATTACATGAACGGGGAGTAGAAATTCTTTCTACGGGTGGAACAGCAAAGTTATTAGCAGAACACAACATTCCCGTTGTAGAAGTTGCTGATTACACAGGTTTTCCAGAAATGATGGATGGACGTGTGAAAACCTTGCATCCTAAAATTCATGGCGGATTATTAGGACGGCGCGGTGTTGATGAAGATGTGATGGCAACTCATGGGATTAATCCCATTGATTTGTTAATTGTTAATTTATATCCCTTTGAACAGACAATTGCAAACCCCAGTTGTGACTTAGCGACTGCGATTGAAAACATCGATATTGGGGGGCCTGCAATGTTGCGTTCTGCTGCTAAAAATCACGCTGCCGTTACCGTCGTTGTCGATGCCCAAGACTATAACAGTGTATTAAGTGAGTTTGATGAAAATCAAGGCTTTATCAGTGTTGTCACTCGTTTAAAATTAGCACGTAAAGTGTTTGCTCATACGGCTCGCTATGATGGGGCAATTGCGAATTATTTAGGGCAAATCGATAATCCTGAGCCTGCTTTCCCGCCTACTTTAAGCCTGCAATATGAAAAGGTGCAAAGTATGCGTTATGGAGAAAATCCGCATCAAAAAGCAGCTTTTTATCGTGAAGCGCGTAATACAGAACCCAGCGTTTCAACCGCTGTTCAGTTACAGGGTAAAGAATTATCGTTTAATAATGTGGCAGATACGGATGCAGCCTTAGAATGTGTACGTACCTTTAGCGTGCCTGCCTGTGTGATTGTTAAACATGCTAATCCTTGCGGGGTTGCTGTTGGAGCAACTATTTTTGAGGCTTATGACCGCGCTTATCGGACTGACCCAACGTCTGCATTTGGCGGGATTATTGCGTTTAATCGTCCTTTAGATGTGGTGACTGCAAAAGCAATTATTGAGCGTCAATTTGTCGAGGTCATTATTGCACCGAGTGTTGTCGAGGAGGCAAAACCCATTTTAGCGACAAAAACCAATGTGCGGGTCTTAGTCTGTGGACAGTGGACTGATAGTGTTGGTCTGCGTTTAGATTTTAAACGGGTCAATGGGGGGTTATTAGTCCAAGACTATGATTTAGGTGCAGTGAGTGCGGCAGATTTGCAGTTAGTTTCTGAACGTAAACCCAGCGAAGCTGAATTAAACGATTTATTGTTTGCGTGGAAAGTGGTGAAGTTTGTGAAATCTAACGCGATTGTTTATTGCAAGGATGGCATGACAATAGGCATTGGGGCAGGACAGATGAGTCGTGTTTATAGTGCAAAAATTGCCGCAATTAAGGCAGGGGATGAGCATTTGCAAGTCGCTGGTTCTGTTATGGCTTCTGATGCCTTTTTCCCCTTTCGTGATGGTATTGATGCGGCGGCGGCTGTTGGCATTACGGCAGTTATCCAACCAGGGGGTTCTATGCGTGATAAGGAGGTCATTCAAGCAGCGAATGAGCATGGAATGGCGATGGTTTTTACAGGGATGCGTCACTTTAAGCATTAA
- the purD gene encoding phosphoribosylamine--glycine ligase, producing MKILIIGNGGREHALAWKVAQSPTVQKVFVAPGNAGTAREAKVENVPIKSDDIHTLVNFARQQQIDLTIVGPEAPLVAGVVDKFRIAGLRCFGPTSGAAQLEGSKAFTKDFLARHAIPTATYQHFTEIQPAIDYIHAKGAPIVVKADGLAAGKGVILAQTEAEAIAAVEDMLAGNAFGSAGSRVVIEEFLVGEEASFICMVDSEHILPMATSQDHKARDDGDKGPNTGGMGAYSPAPVVTADVHEKIMRLVIEPTVKGMAAEGIPYTGFLYAGVMIDPQGNPKVLEYNCRFGDPETQPIMMRLQSDLVELCNAALDKRLHEVNAQWDERVALGVVLAAGGYPNDYAKGDVIQGLDQLTADNVKVFHAGTAEEHGQVVTNGGRVLCVCALGHSVKTAQQDAYAQIQKIQWNKMYCRHDIGYRAIAREG from the coding sequence ATGAAAATATTGATTATAGGTAATGGGGGGCGCGAACACGCCTTAGCATGGAAAGTCGCTCAATCGCCGACTGTGCAAAAGGTGTTTGTTGCACCTGGAAATGCAGGTACAGCACGAGAAGCGAAAGTCGAGAATGTACCAATTAAGAGTGATGATATTCATACATTGGTTAATTTTGCCCGACAACAGCAAATTGATTTAACCATTGTTGGCCCTGAAGCCCCTTTAGTAGCAGGCGTGGTGGATAAATTTCGCATAGCAGGCTTGCGTTGTTTTGGTCCAACCAGTGGCGCGGCACAGTTAGAAGGTTCAAAGGCATTTACAAAGGACTTTTTAGCACGTCATGCCATTCCAACAGCAACTTATCAGCATTTTACGGAAATTCAGCCCGCTATTGATTATATTCACGCTAAAGGCGCGCCTATTGTGGTTAAAGCGGATGGCTTAGCCGCTGGTAAAGGCGTGATATTAGCGCAAACTGAGGCTGAAGCCATTGCCGCTGTTGAGGATATGTTAGCAGGCAATGCGTTTGGCAGTGCTGGCAGTCGTGTGGTGATTGAAGAGTTTTTAGTTGGGGAAGAAGCCAGTTTTATTTGTATGGTGGACAGTGAACATATTCTGCCGATGGCGACCTCTCAAGACCATAAAGCCCGTGATGATGGGGACAAAGGGCCAAATACGGGGGGAATGGGGGCCTATTCGCCTGCGCCTGTGGTGACTGCGGATGTGCATGAAAAAATCATGCGTTTGGTGATTGAACCAACCGTAAAAGGCATGGCAGCGGAAGGCATACCTTACACAGGATTTTTATATGCAGGTGTCATGATAGACCCACAAGGCAATCCAAAAGTCTTGGAATATAATTGCCGTTTTGGCGACCCTGAAACTCAGCCGATTATGATGCGTTTGCAATCTGACCTTGTTGAATTATGCAATGCTGCCTTGGATAAACGCTTGCATGAAGTCAATGCGCAATGGGATGAACGTGTGGCGTTAGGTGTCGTTTTAGCCGCAGGGGGTTATCCAAATGACTACGCTAAAGGCGATGTAATTCAAGGCTTAGACCAGCTAACAGCGGACAATGTCAAAGTGTTCCATGCAGGGACAGCGGAAGAACATGGGCAAGTGGTCACAAATGGCGGTCGGGTGTTGTGTGTGTGTGCGTTAGGTCACAGCGTCAAAACGGCACAACAAGATGCTTATGCCCAGATTCAGAAAATTCAGTGGAATAAGATGTATTGTCGCCATGATATTGGCTATAGAGCGATTGCCCGCGAAGGTTAG
- the rimO gene encoding 30S ribosomal protein S12 methylthiotransferase RimO, translated as MSKHIPKVGFISLGCPKATVDSERILTQLRAEGYLITPSYDDADLVVVNTCGFIDEAVQESLEVIGEALHENGRVIVTGCLGAKGDTVKNVHPAVLAVTGPNALPEVMNAIHQALPPEHDPYVDLVPPGGIKLTPRHYAYIKIAEGCNQQCSFCIIPSMRGKLVSRPIGEILDEAEKLVSAGVRELLIVSQDTAAYGVDQKYKLDFWQGKPLKTQIHELTKALSTLGVWVRLHYIYPYPHIDRLVEQMAEGIVIPYLDVPLQHGNPRILKAMRRPADAENMLQRIQHWRDICPEIALRSTFIVGFPEETEAEFEELLDFIREARLDRVGAFAYSPVEGASANQLPNPIPEEVKEERLARFMAVQSEISADKLQEKIGERVMVMIDEVTSEGIYARTYADAPEIDGMVILPPDEYDELSVVPGDLWEVTITDADEHDLYADFYLDDEESI; from the coding sequence ATGTCTAAACACATTCCCAAAGTCGGTTTTATTTCGCTAGGTTGTCCAAAAGCAACCGTTGATTCTGAACGTATTCTGACGCAATTACGCGCAGAAGGATATTTAATTACACCCAGTTATGACGATGCCGACCTCGTGGTTGTAAATACCTGTGGTTTTATCGATGAAGCAGTACAAGAATCATTAGAAGTGATTGGCGAAGCATTACACGAAAATGGGCGCGTCATTGTAACAGGCTGTTTAGGCGCAAAAGGCGATACGGTTAAAAACGTTCATCCCGCTGTATTAGCCGTTACAGGGCCCAATGCCTTACCCGAAGTCATGAATGCGATTCATCAAGCCCTACCGCCAGAGCACGACCCCTATGTTGATTTAGTCCCACCGGGTGGGATTAAATTAACACCCCGTCATTACGCCTATATCAAAATAGCAGAAGGCTGTAACCAACAATGCAGTTTCTGCATTATTCCCAGTATGCGCGGGAAATTAGTCAGCCGTCCGATTGGCGAAATTTTGGACGAAGCTGAAAAATTAGTCAGTGCGGGTGTGCGTGAACTCCTGATAGTTTCCCAAGATACCGCCGCTTATGGGGTTGACCAAAAATATAAATTAGATTTTTGGCAAGGCAAACCGCTCAAAACCCAAATTCACGAATTAACCAAAGCCTTAAGTACCTTAGGTGTTTGGGTACGCCTGCATTATATCTACCCCTATCCACATATAGACCGACTCGTTGAACAAATGGCTGAGGGCATTGTTATTCCCTACTTAGATGTTCCTCTACAACACGGCAACCCACGTATTTTAAAAGCCATGCGTCGCCCTGCGGATGCAGAAAATATGCTGCAACGAATTCAACACTGGCGTGATATCTGTCCTGAAATTGCATTACGCAGTACGTTTATTGTTGGCTTTCCCGAAGAGACAGAAGCAGAGTTTGAAGAACTCCTCGATTTTATCCGTGAAGCCCGTTTAGACCGAGTCGGTGCATTTGCTTACTCTCCCGTAGAAGGCGCGAGTGCAAATCAGTTACCGAATCCGATTCCTGAAGAAGTAAAAGAAGAACGCCTTGCCCGTTTCATGGCGGTACAAAGTGAAATCAGCGCGGATAAATTGCAGGAAAAAATTGGCGAGCGTGTGATGGTCATGATAGACGAAGTGACTTCAGAAGGCATTTATGCCCGCACCTATGCCGATGCACCAGAAATTGATGGCATGGTGATTTTACCGCCTGATGAATATGACGAACTCAGCGTTGTTCCAGGGGATTTATGGGAAGTCACTATTACCGATGCTGATGAACATGATTTATATGCAGATTTCTATTTAGACGATGAGGAATCGATTTAA
- the rlmB gene encoding 23S rRNA (guanosine(2251)-2'-O)-methyltransferase RlmB — MNKSRHDIIFGIHAVQAVLQNDASRILEIWVQEGRQDARIEGLLNQARQHDLTIQTVAKKTLDKQVEEGSNHQGIIARCKAQAMQTQDDLAQLLEQLTVPPFLLILDTVQDPHNLGACLRTADAAGVHAVIVPKDKACGLSPVVRKVASGGAESVPLIQVTNLATTLRWLKEQGVWIIGTAGESQQSLFATELTGALAIVLGAEGTGLRRLTQELCDTLVKIPMFGQVESLNVSVATGVCLYEAVRQRTNAT; from the coding sequence ATGAATAAATCCCGACACGATATTATTTTCGGTATTCATGCCGTGCAAGCGGTCTTACAAAATGACGCAAGTCGTATTTTAGAAATTTGGGTGCAAGAAGGCAGACAAGATGCCCGTATTGAGGGTTTATTAAATCAAGCACGCCAACATGATTTAACCATTCAAACTGTTGCTAAGAAAACCTTAGATAAACAAGTGGAAGAGGGCAGTAATCATCAAGGCATTATCGCCCGCTGTAAAGCACAAGCGATGCAAACCCAAGACGATTTAGCCCAATTACTCGAGCAATTGACCGTTCCCCCTTTTTTATTAATCTTGGATACCGTTCAAGACCCGCATAACTTGGGTGCGTGTTTACGCACAGCCGATGCCGCAGGCGTGCACGCCGTGATTGTGCCAAAAGATAAAGCCTGTGGTTTATCACCTGTGGTACGCAAAGTTGCATCAGGTGGCGCAGAAAGCGTGCCATTGATTCAAGTCACGAATTTAGCCACAACTTTACGTTGGTTAAAAGAACAAGGGGTGTGGATAATTGGCACAGCGGGGGAAAGTCAACAATCACTTTTTGCGACTGAACTAACTGGCGCGTTAGCAATTGTTCTAGGGGCAGAAGGGACAGGCTTACGGCGTTTAACACAGGAATTATGCGATACGCTCGTAAAAATCCCTATGTTTGGACAAGTAGAAAGCTTAAATGTATCTGTTGCGACAGGAGTTTGCCTTTACGAAGCCGTGCGACAACGTACTAACGCAACATGA
- a CDS encoding ABC transporter permease, which produces MQAFLLAFRNLSRDWRTPELRILALALLVAVTAVTSVGFFTDRVYQVMARQAADMLGADIRVSSAFALPEEYQKTAEQQQLKTANVLSFPTVLVRDDETVLVALKAVSAGYPLRGELRIANNAFDADNVANAIPERGKVWIDGRLLAQLKVKIGDSLQIGRSTFTIEKLVTYEPDRTGLFFQLAPRILLNLADIAETGLISIGSRVNYQLLIAGENNAIANYRTWLSPNLKNDQTIKGVEDNNPQFNIALRRAEQFLGLAALVAVILAGAAIAVAARHFADKQADTSAIMRCLGASQRLIMQIYLWRMLWLGLFASLFGCLAGWLAQSLLATILATFIPSSGILPTASFSPLFMGVAVGFITLLGFALPPILRIHAVPPLRVLRHELNATPARARQVLGVAGIAMLSLLLWQAGDIKLAGWLILGVLLTLVLLSAVAYGLVYSLRGVRDNVGVTWRFGLSNLTRRLRASSIQLTAFGLGIMALLLLAVVRVDLLNAWQRNIPEGTPNYFLVNIQPEQVEPLKAYLEKQQLTTSGFYPMAVGRFVSINGKPLVAENYDNDRARRFTERTFNLSSAATLPKDNEIIEGVFQHDKTTQELSVEEDFARDMGIKMGDVLRFSVGGQEIEGKVTSLRQVKWDTFNVNFFVLGSPDTTVNLPRTYVTSFYLSPDRSHLMPDLARTFNGVTVFDLNVILQQVRTLMDRAVLGIQYVFLFTLLSGVMVLYAALSATYEERLYESAILRTLGATRRQVLMGLLSEFSLLGGLAGLLAASVAGLIGWILAVQIFELSYSFNPILWLIGIVGGALGVGLAGLFGTRKVLHKPPLMTLRHME; this is translated from the coding sequence ATGCAAGCATTTCTCTTGGCATTTCGAAATTTATCCCGCGATTGGCGCACGCCTGAACTACGTATTCTTGCCCTTGCCTTATTGGTCGCTGTCACGGCAGTGACTTCAGTCGGATTTTTTACTGACCGCGTTTATCAAGTCATGGCACGCCAAGCGGCGGATATGTTGGGCGCAGACATTCGAGTGAGTTCTGCGTTTGCCTTACCTGAAGAATATCAAAAGACCGCAGAACAGCAACAGTTAAAAACGGCGAATGTCTTAAGTTTTCCAACGGTATTAGTCCGTGATGATGAAACGGTGTTAGTCGCATTAAAAGCTGTTAGCGCGGGCTACCCATTACGGGGCGAATTGCGGATTGCGAATAATGCATTCGATGCAGATAACGTTGCGAATGCCATTCCTGAACGCGGTAAAGTCTGGATTGATGGGCGTTTATTAGCACAGCTTAAAGTTAAAATCGGCGATAGTCTGCAAATTGGACGTTCAACATTCACGATTGAAAAATTAGTGACCTATGAGCCTGACCGCACAGGATTATTTTTTCAACTTGCGCCCCGTATTCTATTGAATTTAGCCGATATTGCGGAAACTGGTTTAATCAGTATCGGTAGCCGTGTGAATTATCAATTATTAATTGCGGGTGAAAACAATGCTATTGCAAACTATCGCACATGGTTAAGCCCCAACTTAAAAAACGACCAGACTATCAAAGGAGTCGAAGACAATAACCCACAATTTAATATAGCGTTGCGCCGTGCGGAACAATTTTTAGGCTTAGCAGCGTTAGTCGCGGTTATTTTAGCAGGCGCAGCGATAGCCGTAGCAGCGCGACATTTTGCCGATAAACAAGCCGATACCAGTGCCATTATGCGCTGTTTGGGCGCGTCGCAACGTTTAATTATGCAGATTTATCTCTGGCGAATGCTCTGGCTGGGCTTATTTGCCAGTTTATTTGGGTGCTTGGCGGGATGGCTGGCACAAAGTTTACTTGCCACGATTTTGGCAACTTTTATTCCCAGCAGTGGCATATTACCCACCGCTAGCTTTAGCCCATTATTTATGGGGGTTGCGGTGGGTTTTATCACCTTATTGGGGTTTGCTTTACCGCCGATTTTACGCATTCATGCAGTACCACCGTTGCGGGTTTTACGTCATGAACTCAATGCAACCCCAGCACGGGCGCGTCAAGTGTTAGGCGTTGCAGGCATTGCCATGTTGAGCTTATTACTATGGCAAGCGGGCGATATTAAACTGGCGGGCTGGTTAATTTTAGGCGTGTTATTAACACTGGTTTTATTGAGTGCGGTAGCGTATGGCTTGGTGTATAGCCTGCGGGGAGTACGCGACAATGTCGGGGTAACGTGGCGATTTGGTTTAAGTAATTTAACCAGACGTTTACGTGCAAGCAGTATTCAATTAACCGCTTTTGGCTTGGGTATTATGGCGTTATTACTGCTCGCGGTGGTGCGTGTAGACTTGCTAAACGCATGGCAACGCAATATTCCAGAAGGAACACCGAATTATTTTCTCGTCAATATTCAACCCGAACAAGTCGAACCGTTAAAGGCTTATTTGGAAAAACAGCAATTAACAACGAGCGGTTTTTACCCCATGGCGGTTGGGCGTTTTGTATCTATCAATGGGAAGCCATTAGTCGCGGAAAATTATGACAATGACCGCGCCCGCCGTTTTACCGAACGCACCTTTAATTTATCCAGTGCAGCGACTTTGCCAAAGGATAATGAAATTATTGAGGGCGTTTTTCAACATGATAAAACCACACAAGAATTATCTGTCGAAGAAGATTTTGCCCGCGATATGGGCATTAAAATGGGTGATGTTTTACGCTTTAGCGTCGGTGGGCAAGAAATTGAGGGAAAAGTCACCAGTTTACGACAAGTTAAATGGGACACGTTTAACGTGAATTTCTTCGTTTTAGGCAGTCCTGATACAACGGTAAATTTACCGCGAACCTATGTCACCAGTTTCTATTTATCGCCAGACCGCAGTCATTTAATGCCTGATTTAGCGCGTACATTTAATGGGGTAACGGTGTTCGATTTAAACGTAATTCTGCAACAAGTGCGGACATTGATGGACAGAGCTGTGTTGGGGATTCAATACGTTTTCTTATTCACCTTATTATCAGGCGTGATGGTATTATATGCCGCCTTATCAGCGACTTATGAAGAGCGTTTATATGAAAGCGCGATATTGCGGACTTTAGGCGCGACCCGTCGTCAAGTGCTCATGGGTTTACTGTCTGAATTCAGTTTATTAGGTGGATTAGCAGGATTACTAGCAGCAAGTGTGGCGGGCTTAATTGGTTGGATATTAGCGGTACAAATTTTTGAGTTATCTTATAGCTTTAATCCAATTTTATGGTTAATCGGCATTGTCGGTGGTGCATTAGGCGTGGGATTAGCGGGACTTTTTGGAACGCGGAAAGTTTTGCATAAACCACCGTTGATGACTTTACGACATATGGAATAA